In Bacillus sp. SB49, a single window of DNA contains:
- a CDS encoding Ger(x)C family spore germination protein, translating into MKRCIIALACLLLLTGCWDERQFKNMKLVLSMGLDKGEEQEIRQTVSIPTVERGLDGPGAEKVQIISTDAHTPRDGRDKIDQMISESFDPSKLRVIVLGEELAKENMYPVLDELYRNPNSNLNAALVIADGTTAEGILNVKNENEMRISNYLSGIIEAGVAATHTTGENLQMLNAEILEPGVDFSVPTMAVDENRQLLIITGMGLFHGKHYTGKKIDSSLTVLYMLLEGKMGNVARLTEKISDGEDDDLLNYVTVHVLKNDRKMKIDVVDGEVKVKINLNLSVKIVEYPSDHLYVKGKIGMVEKELEKVLTEKSKDIISTIQEANSDVLGIGRRVRAYHNKDWKKLNWEEEYPKITIEPHINVKVVQHGIIN; encoded by the coding sequence ATGAAACGATGCATCATAGCACTCGCATGTCTGCTTCTGCTGACAGGCTGTTGGGATGAACGTCAGTTTAAGAATATGAAGCTGGTCCTTTCCATGGGATTGGATAAAGGGGAGGAGCAGGAAATCCGCCAGACCGTTTCCATTCCGACTGTGGAAAGAGGGTTGGATGGACCGGGGGCAGAAAAGGTGCAGATCATCTCCACCGATGCTCATACGCCCAGGGATGGAAGGGATAAAATTGACCAGATGATATCGGAATCGTTCGATCCCTCCAAGCTGCGCGTCATCGTGCTCGGAGAAGAGCTGGCGAAAGAGAATATGTATCCCGTTTTGGATGAACTTTACCGTAACCCGAACAGTAATTTGAATGCCGCTTTAGTCATTGCAGATGGTACAACTGCCGAAGGAATTCTGAATGTGAAGAATGAAAATGAAATGAGGATCAGCAACTATTTAAGCGGGATTATCGAAGCTGGAGTTGCCGCCACCCATACAACCGGGGAAAATCTACAGATGCTGAACGCTGAAATTCTGGAACCGGGCGTTGATTTCTCTGTGCCGACGATGGCGGTAGATGAAAACAGGCAGCTGTTGATCATTACCGGGATGGGACTCTTTCACGGAAAACATTACACTGGAAAGAAAATCGACTCTTCTTTGACGGTCCTTTACATGCTTCTCGAAGGGAAAATGGGAAATGTGGCAAGGCTTACGGAAAAGATATCCGACGGGGAAGATGATGATCTGCTTAATTATGTCACCGTTCACGTCTTGAAGAATGACCGGAAGATGAAAATAGACGTAGTAGACGGGGAAGTGAAGGTGAAAATCAATCTGAACTTATCGGTGAAGATTGTGGAATACCCTTCCGATCATCTTTACGTCAAAGGCAAAATCGGAATGGTTGAGAAGGAGCTTGAAAAAGTGTTGACAGAGAAATCGAAAGACATTATTTCCACCATTCAAGAGGCTAACAGCGACGTCCTGGGTATTGGAAGGCGTGTAAGAGCTTATCATAATAAAGATTGGAAGAAACTGAACTGGGAAGAAGAGTACCCGAAGATAACAATAGAACCCCATATCAACGTGAAGGTTGTCCAACACGGGATCATCAATTAG
- a CDS encoding NupC/NupG family nucleoside CNT transporter encodes MDILLGILAVAVILGIAFLMSNDRKNINYKGIVIMIAVQLIITWSMFNTEIGRIIIDGISTGFNKLIGYGSEGVAFVLGGFEIGEGGVFFFNVLLIIIFFATILSVLTYLKILPFIIKYLGWGLSKITGLPKVESFNAVNSIFFGQSEALIAIKSQFHNLNDNRLYIVSASAMGSVSASIVGAYLGMLPPQYILVALPLNMFSALIVSSMIAPVKVPKEEDKVDVKDVSNAKSFFEAMGNGALDGGKIALIVAAMLIAFIASLELVNAVFGAVFNGFTLQELLGYIISPLGILMGIPMSEVVDAGAIMGTKIVTNEFVAMLQFQGMLDAVSEKTIGIVTVFLTSFANFSSIGIIAGTVQGIDAEKGARVSGFGMKLLIGATLASMLSATIAGLFI; translated from the coding sequence GTGGATATTCTTTTAGGTATTCTTGCTGTTGCGGTCATTCTCGGGATCGCTTTTTTAATGTCCAATGATCGTAAGAACATTAATTATAAGGGCATCGTGATTATGATCGCCGTTCAGTTGATCATCACGTGGTCTATGTTTAATACGGAAATCGGGAGAATCATCATTGACGGGATCTCTACCGGCTTCAACAAGCTGATCGGTTACGGATCCGAAGGGGTCGCTTTCGTCCTCGGCGGTTTTGAAATCGGAGAGGGCGGCGTGTTTTTCTTCAATGTCCTGTTGATCATCATATTCTTCGCTACTATTTTGTCTGTGCTGACATATTTGAAGATTTTGCCATTCATCATTAAGTATCTCGGTTGGGGTCTTTCCAAAATTACAGGTCTTCCGAAAGTAGAATCATTTAACGCTGTCAACAGTATCTTCTTCGGCCAATCGGAAGCGTTGATTGCCATCAAGTCTCAGTTCCATAATTTGAATGATAACCGTCTGTACATTGTCAGTGCATCAGCGATGGGATCTGTTTCCGCATCCATCGTCGGAGCATATCTCGGGATGCTTCCTCCACAATATATCCTTGTGGCACTGCCGCTTAACATGTTCAGTGCATTGATCGTCTCCTCGATGATTGCACCGGTCAAGGTTCCTAAAGAAGAGGACAAGGTAGACGTGAAAGACGTATCAAATGCCAAGAGCTTCTTCGAAGCGATGGGTAACGGTGCCCTTGATGGTGGTAAGATTGCCTTGATTGTTGCAGCTATGCTGATCGCCTTCATCGCCTCCCTGGAGCTTGTGAACGCGGTATTTGGAGCTGTCTTCAATGGATTTACCCTTCAGGAACTGCTTGGATACATCATTTCGCCTCTAGGTATCCTTATGGGTATCCCGATGAGTGAAGTAGTCGATGCAGGAGCGATCATGGGGACGAAGATCGTGACGAACGAATTTGTCGCTATGCTTCAATTCCAAGGTATGCTTGACGCTGTGTCTGAGAAGACGATTGGTATCGTCACTGTGTTCTTGACAAGCTTTGCCAACTTCTCCTCTATCGGTATCATTGCAGGTACGGTACAGGGAATTGATGCAGAGAAGGGTGCGCGCGTTTCCGGTTTCGGTATGAAACTGTTGATCGGTGCCACACTTGCTTCTATGTTGTCTGCGACGATTGCCGGATTGTTCATTTAA
- a CDS encoding GerAB/ArcD/ProY family transporter yields MSTKKKNKQEQTIPQSQANPKPEQKLSQRQFFFMIIQTQIGVGVLSIPHELHNASKQDGWISLIIAAILIQIVVFVIWLTARNHPEDNLFQINELIFSKWIGKGLSFLYVLYFLAVGTLIILLYGRMISVWVLPNTPLWVLSLLMILICGYLVAGGLLVVARLYTMLSFLLIILIALVIYSMKEMNLMYILPVFEEGVGRVLKGVDKAVLSFFGFIVSLVIFPKVEGTPKQRLKTMVKAHWFVTGFYLFTVFASFTFFSSMELTTIPEPLLYMLKSFELPIIARIDLFFISIWIISVATSFATYIYMGSLGLKHTFMKKGNVRHIVLISSVIFVITMYMGFDITKVETFNKFVVYAGYFFSLMLPFIMLPFSYLAKKRKKGKG; encoded by the coding sequence TTGAGCACGAAAAAGAAGAACAAGCAAGAGCAAACGATACCTCAGAGTCAGGCGAATCCTAAGCCGGAGCAGAAACTGTCTCAGCGGCAGTTCTTTTTCATGATCATTCAAACCCAAATCGGGGTCGGGGTGCTGTCTATTCCCCATGAGCTTCATAATGCATCCAAACAGGACGGATGGATTTCCTTGATTATTGCCGCGATTCTTATACAAATCGTGGTATTTGTCATCTGGCTGACAGCAAGAAACCATCCGGAGGACAACTTGTTTCAAATTAACGAACTTATCTTCTCCAAATGGATCGGTAAAGGGCTCAGCTTTCTCTATGTACTCTATTTCCTTGCTGTCGGCACGTTGATCATTCTCTTGTACGGGCGGATGATCAGTGTTTGGGTCCTGCCCAACACCCCGTTATGGGTGCTGTCGTTGTTAATGATTCTTATTTGCGGCTATTTGGTCGCGGGCGGCCTTCTTGTGGTAGCCAGACTTTATACGATGCTGTCTTTCCTGCTTATCATTTTGATTGCGCTTGTTATTTATTCCATGAAAGAAATGAACCTCATGTATATTCTCCCCGTTTTTGAGGAAGGTGTCGGAAGGGTTCTCAAAGGGGTGGATAAAGCCGTCCTTTCCTTTTTTGGATTTATCGTTTCCCTTGTTATATTTCCGAAGGTGGAAGGAACACCGAAGCAGCGACTGAAGACGATGGTGAAGGCGCACTGGTTTGTCACCGGGTTTTACCTGTTTACCGTTTTCGCAAGCTTTACTTTCTTCAGCTCAATGGAATTGACGACCATTCCGGAACCGCTCTTATACATGTTGAAATCTTTTGAACTGCCAATCATAGCAAGAATTGATCTGTTTTTCATATCGATTTGGATTATCAGCGTAGCTACGTCCTTTGCCACCTACATTTATATGGGAAGCCTTGGACTGAAGCATACGTTCATGAAGAAAGGAAATGTCCGGCATATTGTATTGATTAGTTCCGTCATTTTTGTCATTACGATGTATATGGGGTTTGACATCACAAAAGTAGAAACCTTTAACAAGTTCGTGGTCTACGCCGGTTATTTCTTTTCCCTGATGCTCCCATTTATTATGCTCCCATTCAGTTATCTTGCGAAAAAACGGAAGAAAGGAAAGGGCTGA
- a CDS encoding undecaprenyldiphospho-muramoylpentapeptide beta-N-acetylglucosaminyltransferase, with translation MNRNKRILFTGGGTAGHVIVNLALIPEFQKQGYDVDYIGSYEGIERQLIEPLEGVTYHGISTGKLRRYMSKENFKDPFKVLKGLMQSLRILSKRKPDVIFSKGGFVSVPVVMAGKIKNVPTVIHESDYTPGLANKLSFPFAKKILATFPETMQHLPEGKGEFIGAVVREELFTGDRLKGLSMCGFHKQKPVVMVMGGSMGSKRINDAIRENLDDLLKDVQIIHICGKGNEDSTIHRQGYAQFEYVQDELKHLFAASDYVVSRAGSNAIFEFLALKKPMLLIPLSRAASRGDQILNADSFVKQGYALKLEEEELTSERFLAELQKLMKEERAILSAMESYQSEEAKEKVMTRIKEQQRR, from the coding sequence ATGAACCGTAATAAAAGGATTTTATTTACCGGTGGTGGAACAGCAGGGCACGTGATTGTGAACCTGGCCCTCATTCCGGAATTCCAAAAACAAGGATATGATGTAGACTATATTGGATCTTATGAAGGAATTGAGCGTCAGCTGATCGAGCCGTTGGAGGGCGTAACGTATCATGGAATATCCACCGGTAAACTGCGCAGGTATATGTCGAAGGAAAATTTTAAGGATCCGTTTAAAGTATTGAAAGGATTGATGCAGTCCCTCCGGATTCTTTCGAAGCGGAAGCCGGATGTCATCTTTTCCAAAGGTGGATTCGTTTCTGTTCCCGTTGTCATGGCGGGAAAAATTAAAAATGTCCCGACGGTTATTCACGAATCGGACTATACTCCAGGACTTGCCAACAAGCTGTCGTTCCCGTTCGCGAAGAAAATCCTTGCGACTTTTCCGGAAACGATGCAGCATCTGCCGGAAGGGAAAGGCGAGTTCATTGGAGCCGTCGTGCGTGAAGAATTGTTCACCGGTGACCGTTTGAAGGGGTTATCGATGTGTGGATTCCATAAACAGAAGCCGGTCGTTATGGTCATGGGAGGCAGTATGGGATCGAAGCGGATCAATGATGCCATCCGTGAAAACTTAGACGACTTGCTGAAGGACGTACAAATCATCCATATCTGTGGAAAAGGAAACGAAGATTCCACTATCCATAGACAGGGATATGCCCAGTTCGAGTATGTGCAAGATGAATTGAAGCACCTATTCGCCGCTTCGGATTATGTCGTTTCCCGCGCAGGTTCCAATGCCATCTTCGAGTTTCTGGCTTTAAAGAAACCGATGCTCCTCATTCCGTTATCCAGAGCAGCGAGCAGAGGGGACCAAATTTTAAATGCCGACTCCTTCGTAAAACAGGGCTATGCGTTAAAACTGGAAGAGGAAGAATTGACGAGCGAGCGTTTTCTTGCAGAACTGCAGAAATTGATGAAGGAAGAACGAGCGATCCTCTCAGCTATGGAGAGTTATCAAAGTGAGGAAGCAAAAGAAAAAGTGATGACAAGAATTAAGGAACAACAGAGAAGATAA
- a CDS encoding ATP-binding protein, with protein sequence MKTSIEAKIRHPRELKSVRRRYYPYLAKFYGHDQLLVDASISEAVWNAWTYGHDKKSHYPIYLNLRFLNTRLIVRISDHGGGFDWRSYHLAGDVKQWFPTLDDLEQSGRGIMLMLRVMDVLRYNDSGNECLLMKKYLFQE encoded by the coding sequence ATGAAGACATCAATAGAAGCGAAAATAAGACATCCGAGAGAGTTGAAGTCCGTCCGTCGAAGGTATTATCCCTATCTAGCGAAGTTCTACGGACACGACCAACTTCTGGTGGATGCTTCCATCAGCGAAGCGGTTTGGAATGCGTGGACATACGGCCATGATAAAAAAAGCCATTATCCTATTTATTTAAACCTGCGCTTTTTGAATACGCGATTGATTGTTCGTATATCGGATCATGGAGGAGGATTTGATTGGAGATCTTATCACCTGGCCGGTGATGTAAAGCAGTGGTTTCCGACGCTTGATGATTTGGAACAGAGCGGACGAGGTATAATGTTAATGCTTAGAGTTATGGATGTTTTGCGGTATAATGATAGTGGCAATGAATGTTTGCTGATGAAAAAATATCTATTTCAGGAGTAG
- a CDS encoding methyl-accepting chemotaxis protein, giving the protein MLQKLAEKGEVTVREVSRSLLELSSLIQIAKQRAELARESSEATVEAAEEGKSAVQTVLETMHGIKNQNARTKVEIENLHHFSSKINRMVDTISNIAEQTNLLALNAAIEAARAGDSGRGFAVVADEVRKLAEESTKEAAEIADVVKQVTDTTADASKEMERSVALIEDGVKFAGQADDSLRQIEESFQRSEAELKEIKIVTGEKVATSADILSLIKSLGHFLDETAISSREMDLRTKEINTSIANIVGTSDHMSRMATELTDELRVFETSKHTEATVSPLFETERGRRNERNNQAS; this is encoded by the coding sequence ATGCTGCAAAAACTAGCGGAAAAGGGGGAGGTGACAGTAAGAGAGGTATCGCGTAGTCTTTTGGAGCTTTCCTCCCTGATCCAGATTGCAAAACAAAGGGCAGAGTTGGCAAGAGAATCGTCAGAAGCTACTGTGGAAGCTGCGGAGGAGGGGAAGAGCGCCGTACAAACTGTCCTTGAGACGATGCATGGGATCAAGAATCAAAATGCCAGAACGAAAGTAGAGATTGAGAACCTTCATCATTTCTCCAGCAAGATTAACCGAATGGTAGATACGATTTCAAACATTGCTGAACAGACGAATCTGCTTGCATTGAATGCGGCGATTGAAGCGGCAAGGGCTGGAGACTCCGGTAGAGGATTTGCTGTTGTTGCCGATGAAGTGAGGAAGCTTGCGGAAGAGTCCACGAAGGAAGCTGCAGAAATCGCTGATGTTGTTAAACAGGTGACCGATACGACCGCTGATGCATCGAAAGAAATGGAGCGAAGCGTAGCGCTCATTGAAGACGGAGTGAAATTTGCTGGACAAGCGGACGACTCCCTCCGGCAGATCGAAGAATCCTTCCAGCGGTCGGAAGCAGAGTTGAAAGAGATTAAAATAGTGACAGGAGAAAAAGTGGCAACGAGTGCCGATATTCTCTCCTTAATCAAAAGCCTTGGTCATTTTCTCGACGAAACTGCCATCTCCTCCAGGGAAATGGACCTTCGTACGAAGGAAATTAATACTTCCATAGCCAATATCGTCGGAACATCCGACCATATGAGCCGGATGGCAACAGAATTGACGGATGAATTGAGAGTTTTTGAAACGTCCAAACATACGGAAGCAACCGTTTCACCATTATTTGAAACAGAAAGGGGGCGTCGAAATGAACGGAACAATCAAGCCTCTTAA
- a CDS encoding MATE family efflux transporter, with product MYETKTLKEKMKLFFTILVPILITQIGLYAMNFFDTIMAGKAGPDQLAGVAIGSSIWVPVFTGLNGILMAVSPIVAQLKGAGKSGEITHSVKQGIYLAIALAVTVACVGFFLLDPVLSLMDIEPEVNRVAKYYLIALSAGIIPLFIFNLLRSFVDALGMTKISMLVILLTLPTNVFFNYLFIFGKFGAPELGGVGAGVASAITYWVSLGVIVMLIHKLPSIKKYGIFRNPVLPVMKEWAAQLKIGIPIGFSIFFETSIFAAVTLFMTAYDTNTIAAHQAAINFASFLYMIPLSIAFTLTIAVGFEIGGGRHQAARAYSYLGITFAVMMSIVAGVILFTFDDTVARLYSSDEKVIELTKNFIFFAIFFQLSDGFGAPLQGILRGYKDVNITLIMAFISYWGIGLPSGYLLANYTSFGPYGYWISLTLGLTAGAVTLLLRMLHIQRRERKTALST from the coding sequence ATGTATGAAACAAAGACTTTAAAAGAAAAAATGAAATTGTTCTTCACGATTCTGGTACCCATCCTGATCACTCAAATCGGTTTGTATGCCATGAACTTCTTCGACACGATCATGGCAGGGAAAGCAGGTCCTGACCAACTGGCCGGAGTTGCGATCGGGTCAAGCATATGGGTGCCTGTCTTCACTGGTTTGAACGGAATTCTGATGGCTGTGTCCCCCATCGTTGCCCAGTTGAAAGGCGCTGGAAAATCAGGGGAAATCACCCATTCTGTCAAGCAGGGGATTTACCTTGCCATCGCCCTTGCCGTCACGGTTGCCTGTGTCGGATTCTTCCTGCTCGATCCTGTTCTTTCTCTCATGGATATCGAGCCAGAAGTGAATCGTGTCGCTAAATATTATTTGATTGCTCTCAGTGCCGGCATCATTCCTTTATTCATTTTTAACTTATTGCGTTCCTTTGTAGACGCGCTCGGAATGACGAAGATATCCATGCTGGTCATTCTGTTGACGCTTCCGACAAATGTCTTCTTCAATTACCTCTTCATTTTCGGTAAGTTCGGTGCTCCGGAGCTCGGCGGTGTCGGGGCAGGAGTAGCAAGTGCCATAACATATTGGGTCTCTCTCGGTGTAATCGTTATGCTTATACATAAGCTGCCGTCTATAAAAAAGTACGGGATATTCAGAAATCCTGTCCTCCCGGTTATGAAAGAATGGGCTGCTCAACTGAAAATCGGCATTCCCATCGGTTTTTCCATCTTTTTTGAAACGAGCATTTTCGCAGCTGTCACCCTGTTTATGACGGCCTATGATACGAACACAATTGCGGCGCACCAGGCAGCGATCAACTTTGCTTCCTTCCTTTACATGATTCCATTGAGCATCGCATTTACCTTGACGATTGCGGTGGGATTTGAAATAGGAGGAGGGCGGCACCAGGCGGCACGCGCGTATTCCTATCTGGGTATTACGTTTGCCGTTATGATGAGTATCGTCGCTGGTGTCATCTTGTTCACTTTTGATGATACGGTGGCTCGTCTATACAGCTCTGATGAGAAAGTGATCGAACTGACCAAGAATTTCATCTTCTTTGCTATTTTCTTTCAGTTATCCGATGGTTTCGGTGCACCTCTTCAAGGTATCCTGCGCGGGTACAAAGACGTGAACATAACGCTCATCATGGCATTCATCTCTTACTGGGGCATTGGTCTCCCGAGCGGTTATCTACTGGCGAACTACACAAGCTTCGGTCCCTACGGATATTGGATCAGCCTGACCCTTGGGTTGACAGCCGGTGCTGTTACCCTGCTTCTGCGCATGCTGCATATACAGCGCAGAGAAAGAAAAACCGCTCTTTCTACATAA
- a CDS encoding Ger(x)C family spore germination protein — translation MKKWVILSISLLLLCGCIPKSYIEQLGIITAVGYDLLDDQRLRGTMVMYEFDPTATGTSQVVSAEAETSKGLRAATDHMTSHKLVSGQVRLELFQDKLAANGMMKYMDTLQRDAKISDMGYLAVSTVPTSQLLQSNNSEDKPNTGTYIQRLIEKSIKDETIPNALMTFFMREYYDDGIDPVLPVLSMNQSKAIIQGVALFQDDRFVSILNEKDVFYLMLMKNEFEFGEFQIELPSDSLNDHLKETGTISTTSGKLLLSLHELDTDKKVKVTKGDPTRYTMEIDMKARLLEITKDIDLKEEKAIEAIEKELEQAITKRLKETMEIFKELQVDPVGFGAEYNSKNRTNRVKKENWKDQIQDLNVEFKVNFRLVRYGISE, via the coding sequence ATGAAAAAATGGGTCATTCTTAGCATCTCCCTTCTTTTGTTATGCGGATGCATTCCTAAAAGCTATATTGAACAGCTAGGTATTATTACGGCCGTGGGATACGACTTACTTGATGACCAGCGGCTCCGAGGAACAATGGTTATGTATGAATTTGATCCGACGGCTACCGGCACTTCCCAAGTAGTTTCTGCAGAAGCGGAAACATCAAAGGGTTTGCGCGCGGCAACCGATCACATGACAAGTCATAAACTCGTTTCGGGGCAGGTCCGTTTAGAATTGTTCCAAGATAAGCTGGCAGCCAACGGCATGATGAAGTATATGGATACGTTGCAACGGGACGCGAAAATATCCGATATGGGATATTTGGCAGTCAGTACGGTTCCGACAAGCCAACTGCTCCAATCCAACAATTCGGAGGATAAACCTAATACAGGAACGTATATCCAACGCTTAATTGAAAAAAGCATAAAAGATGAAACTATTCCTAATGCTTTAATGACGTTCTTCATGAGGGAATATTACGATGACGGCATCGATCCGGTTCTTCCCGTTTTATCCATGAACCAAAGCAAAGCGATTATTCAGGGGGTCGCTTTGTTCCAGGACGACCGCTTTGTTTCTATATTAAATGAAAAAGATGTCTTTTATTTAATGTTGATGAAGAACGAATTTGAGTTTGGGGAGTTTCAAATAGAGCTGCCGTCCGATTCACTGAATGATCACTTAAAGGAAACGGGAACGATTTCTACAACAAGCGGGAAACTTTTGTTATCCCTTCATGAGTTGGACACCGATAAAAAAGTAAAAGTGACAAAGGGCGATCCCACCCGCTATACGATGGAGATCGATATGAAAGCACGTCTCCTGGAAATCACAAAAGACATCGATTTAAAAGAAGAGAAAGCGATCGAAGCAATCGAAAAAGAATTGGAACAGGCAATAACAAAACGCTTAAAAGAAACGATGGAGATTTTTAAAGAACTGCAAGTCGATCCTGTAGGCTTTGGAGCAGAATATAATTCCAAAAACCGGACGAACCGTGTGAAGAAAGAAAACTGGAAAGATCAAATTCAAGATTTAAACGTTGAATTTAAGGTTAACTTCCGTTTGGTCCGATACGGAATATCCGAATAA
- a CDS encoding STAS domain-containing protein → MNGTIKPLNRGAAIRFPVKDDIRDIVDFRSAMLDRIEKGETYLTVDMSDTLVVDSAGLGILVTGYKRLQEKGGHLIIRGVRNSVKETFVQARLSDIFTFQ, encoded by the coding sequence ATGAACGGAACAATCAAGCCTCTTAATCGAGGAGCTGCCATCCGTTTCCCTGTTAAGGACGATATTCGAGATATCGTTGACTTTCGCAGTGCTATGCTGGATAGGATAGAAAAAGGAGAAACCTATCTTACGGTAGATATGTCAGATACGCTGGTGGTGGACAGTGCCGGCCTTGGTATTCTGGTAACGGGGTATAAACGTTTGCAGGAGAAGGGTGGGCACTTGATCATCAGAGGTGTCCGTAATTCTGTGAAGGAGACATTTGTTCAGGCACGATTGTCAGACATATTCACTTTCCAATGA
- a CDS encoding spore germination protein produces the protein MGFLKRLFFGDHTKIADRKIADQAEEPVQLSTMKLAENVEYILNAFHETNDLKIRVMHKGNAALMYFESMSEQEKIHEKIFEPVQLGNVDSIGEIPDCKHTNNLEEAIVTLLRGHAIYLEDGSRRISMFNVTSSFNRSPEEPANEKVVRGSHDGFVENMMININLVRKRIEHRDLTVKYYKLGKKTNTNVGLLYMDGITDPTLVEEIEKRMKTIHTDMVHSPGYVEEFIEDQTVSPFPQMLNTERPDRVVANLMEGRVVIMAEGSPTALIAPSTFFMFYQSPDDYNMRWFTGTFIRLIRLFSFVIAVTLPAFYIAVVSFHFEVIPDELIIPVKSSINEIAYPPIMEALVMVIIIELIREAGIRLPQPIGQTIGIVGGLVIGDAVVRAGLVSNLMVIVVALTAIASFVVPSNELSTTLRLLTFPLILLAGTLGFIGIVFGMLFILVHLTRLHSFGVPYFAPLAPLSIVDLKDTFVRVPLPMMKRRPKDAHSIDPVAFKSSREWKQIEHEKEEQARANDTSESGES, from the coding sequence ATGGGATTTTTAAAACGATTATTTTTCGGAGATCATACGAAAATTGCAGATAGGAAAATTGCTGATCAAGCCGAGGAGCCGGTCCAGCTCAGTACAATGAAGCTCGCTGAAAATGTGGAGTACATTTTGAATGCCTTCCACGAAACGAATGACCTGAAAATACGGGTGATGCATAAGGGAAATGCGGCTTTAATGTACTTCGAATCCATGAGTGAGCAGGAAAAGATTCATGAGAAGATCTTTGAGCCGGTTCAACTTGGTAATGTCGACAGCATAGGGGAAATTCCGGATTGTAAACATACCAATAACCTTGAAGAAGCGATCGTTACGCTGCTTCGGGGGCATGCCATTTATTTGGAAGATGGCAGCCGCCGCATTTCGATGTTTAACGTAACCTCATCCTTCAATAGAAGTCCGGAAGAGCCGGCCAATGAGAAAGTAGTACGCGGATCGCACGATGGCTTCGTCGAGAACATGATGATCAATATCAACCTTGTCAGGAAGAGGATCGAGCATAGGGATTTAACGGTTAAATACTACAAGCTCGGAAAGAAAACCAACACCAATGTCGGTCTTTTATATATGGATGGAATTACAGATCCAACTCTTGTTGAAGAGATTGAGAAACGGATGAAGACGATCCACACAGATATGGTGCACAGTCCGGGATATGTAGAGGAATTCATTGAAGACCAGACCGTTTCTCCATTCCCGCAAATGCTTAATACCGAACGTCCTGATCGGGTAGTGGCCAATTTGATGGAAGGGAGGGTCGTCATCATGGCTGAGGGAAGTCCTACGGCCTTGATTGCACCTTCTACCTTCTTCATGTTTTATCAATCGCCGGATGACTACAACATGCGCTGGTTTACGGGCACCTTTATTCGCTTGATCCGTTTATTCAGTTTTGTCATAGCTGTGACGCTGCCTGCTTTTTATATCGCTGTCGTCAGTTTTCATTTTGAAGTGATTCCGGATGAGCTCATCATCCCCGTCAAGTCATCGATCAATGAAATAGCCTATCCGCCGATTATGGAAGCATTGGTGATGGTCATCATCATCGAGCTGATAAGGGAAGCGGGGATCAGGCTGCCGCAGCCGATCGGACAGACGATCGGCATCGTCGGCGGTCTCGTCATTGGAGACGCGGTCGTCCGGGCCGGCCTTGTTTCCAATCTGATGGTCATCGTCGTTGCGTTGACGGCCATCGCATCCTTCGTCGTCCCGTCAAATGAACTCAGTACGACGCTGCGCCTGTTGACGTTCCCGTTGATCCTGCTTGCAGGAACACTCGGATTTATCGGCATCGTCTTCGGAATGCTGTTCATCCTCGTCCATCTGACGAGACTTCACTCCTTCGGCGTACCTTATTTTGCGCCGCTGGCTCCTTTAAGTATCGTAGACCTCAAAGATACGTTCGTACGCGTACCTTTGCCGATGATGAAACGAAGACCGAAAGACGCTCACTCGATTGATCCTGTCGCCTTTAAATCGTCTAGGGAGTGGAAGCAAATTGAGCACGAAAAAGAAGAACAAGCAAGAGCAAACGATACCTCAGAGTCAGGCGAATCCTAA